Part of the Sorghum bicolor cultivar BTx623 chromosome 1, Sorghum_bicolor_NCBIv3, whole genome shotgun sequence genome, GATTTCCTTATTTTGCATAGTGTCTAGATCTTTATTGCATTGTTTTTAGCACCCAAGGAAAAGATCCAATAAGAAAAGGGAAAGATCTTTTGAAACTGCTGATATTATTGAATCATAACTATGGCATCTTAGAATAGATTTGCTTATTTTGCGTAGTGTCTGTTTTTAGCACCCAAGGAAAAGATCCAATTCGGTGCAGTTTTTATGCCCCAAAGGTGCTATTTGATATCTTAGAAGTTCTAAGAATCTATCAAACAGAAATTCTTGCAATGGGCCAACAGGCAAAAGTATTGGTGTTAATGTGAGAGGAGGTGATGATGATTGCTTGTTGGTTGTATTCCAGTCCTTAAGGGCAGTAGTACAGGAGATACATACAACTGGGAACATAGTAAACTGACTCTAATACCCTTTAACAACTGGAATTGCGGGAAGCTTATAAAAATGTAAAACGGCAAATATCCTGGTGATGCGAGTGCCCCCCCTCCCAAAAAAAATTGTGGAGGGACTGGCAGTCCTTTTTGAGCTTCCCTAAAGGACGTTAAGACTTGAGTTCTATCCACCATGTTCGTGCAAGCCTCTCTGTTTCAGTATCAGTATTATCTTATCGTATTTTCTTTCCAGTAATGTTCCAAATGGTCTTGTAATGCCCCATCCTGTATTATTGTTAGGATAAACCCATGCTATTCTTGGTTTTCAACATCAGACTCATTTTTCTGTCTCCATAATGCTTGAATGGTGGagaaatctcttcaatcattgtAAACAGCCTTCAGGCACTGGCCACTCCAACCTCTGATTCGCTTGACATACAAATCGTGATCTTTGATATGTCACTGTCTTGCCTACCAACTAGCAGTTGACATTTTCTAACCTTATAATGTGCGCATCTGCAGACAACACCTGGAGCGGTTGCTGTCACCACAGGTCATCCCCAGCCATGGTGTTCCATTCTTTagtgatgattaaatttgaaagTTCTGCAAGTCTTACGGGTTTCCTCAACCTCGTCATCAGTATAAATCACCTCCAACAGCCCCGCATTTTTTCTTCACCAAGCACATCAAGCAGCATAGGGCCTCATATCACTTCTACTATCTTTCACACATCCCATACTGATAAAAATGGAGTCTGGAGGAGTGATTGCAGAGCCAAGCTGGAGTTTGGTTGATGTACCATTTCAGGCTGAGGAGTCGGAGATAATGGAACAGCTGCTTGGTACCTTCCCCTCTAATGGTGAGGAAGATCACCAAGAGTTTCCTTGGCCTATTCAAGCTTCCAATTCATTTTATTTCCATTGCAATGCTAGTGCAAGTACATATAGCTCCACGAGTAGCAATGGTTCTGGTAGTCTCAGCCTTATTATGCCATCTGAACATGGGGGCTACTATTTAAGTGACTCCTGCACTGCACCACTGCACTTAAACATGGTTCAGAATCAAGGTGCAGCTCTGTTCATGGATTCCATTCTTAACCCTTCTTACGGGAGCTGTGATTCAAGCTGTGATGATCTTGGGGATTCAAGCATGAACCTGCTCGATTCCATTGGTACTTCTGACAAGAGAAAGCACCTGGAACAAGGCAAACTGGATGGCCACACAAGAGTAAGTATTTTTTGCAATTATTTTACAACGAAAATGCATAAGCGTTGTTTTTTGAAACGAGTCCCAAATGCAATGTGGATGCTGATTTGATGATATTTACAAAATCCAGAGTCGAAAATATGCAAAGAAGTCTGATTCTAAGAGGGCCAAGAAGATCATGCAACGGGAAGATGGACAAAGCTTGAGTTCCTGCACCTTTGAAAATGACTCAAATGCTTCTCAAGGACGGCCTGTTTCTGATAACCTGGGTGGCAAGGCTAAAGCTGACCGCCGGTCCGCAACAGAGTCCCAGAGCCTCTACGCAAGGGTATTATTTTAATTCACTGTTGAAGAACGATAAGTTTTTAACAGAAAATTGTCAATTACTTATGCTGTTGTTAACTGGAtgtagaaaagaagagagaggaTCAATGAGAGGCTGAGGATATTGCAGAACCTTGTACCAAATGGAACCAAAGTAAGATTCTGAATAAAGCATCATTTGTAATAACTATAGGCTTCAAAAGGAATCATCACACAACTCAAAAGACAATATTTGTGTCGCGTTGCAGGTAGATATCAGCACTATGCTTGAAGAGGCGGTGGAGTATGTGAAGTTCTTGCAGCTTCAAATCAAGGTGAGTCCATTTGCTGTTTAGTTATGTTCCATTTTGGAATGGTCCCTGGCAATGTGTCACTGAACTGGTATTTTTGTTACTCTCTTGCAGCTCCTCAGCTCTGATGAAATGTGGATGTATGCTCCGATCGCATACAACGGGATGAATATTGGAATTGATCTGAACCTCTCTCAGCGTCGATAAACTTCTAACATGCTGGAGTTGCAGAAAGTTTGGCATATTCTACTTACAATATTATTCTGATTCCTAGACTTGAGACAAACACTTTTGAAGTCTTTATTACTGACATGTTCCCGGTCTGATCAATAAGCCATTCTGGGTAATCCAACCTTTTCGACAAAAATGAAAGTTGGAAGCCTGTTCTTCAGTTGTTTTTGGGCAACCAGCCTGCAGTTACGGAAGAATTAGTTTGAATGCCCACAAGGATATGGCAAAAGATGTGTAGTTATTATACACCGGGCGAGGCTCTGAAACTTGTCAAGACAAGAAAGGGCAACCAAGATTGTCGTTtcattcttttttcttttttcttttgttgtaaaatttttggtttgCTCTGGTAGCAAATTTCTGTGTACGAATGAAATAAAGTAAGATAGAATGTGTTGGGTTTAGCTGGCACTTGGAGTTATAAAATGCAGTGCAGTTCTGGATCGTGCAACATAGTGAGTGAAGCGTGAAGGGTCGGTTAATTCGTCATAGCTGTTGCTAATTATTTGTTGTTATCAAAACTCCAATTGTAGCTATTGACATTGTTCATGAGAAAGCGTGGAATATCTTGAGGATGCTAATGCTATCTCCGTCATTGGGTGTTAGTGGAACGTTTTTATATGTGCCGGCTATTGACCATATGTAGGCGCAACTGATTGTCTATAAGGAAAAAAAGGAAGATCAGTTGGCCCAGCGACATTCGTGCTCCTAACATAATTTAGCTAAGAAGAACGGTTGCTAACCGTTCTATCTCAACTAACTGATCACATCCCTAAACAAAAAACTAACAGATCACCTTATCTAGATGGTAAACCATCTTCTCTTCTTGACATCTACTCCCTCTATCTTGTAATATAGTACATTCTAAAAATTTTAAGACAAATTAAGAGAACATAAAAGACATATATACTCTCATATTATTTCATAATCAAACGTTATCATCAACGTGATTAATGATGATTGGTTGATAAATGGAAAGTATTTAATGTAAAATTGGTTTTTATCCTCTAGAATATATTATATTTGAGGAGAAATTTTGAATGCTAGGATACACTATTACAAGACAGAGGGAATAACTAGCTAAGTGATGATGCATCTTGAGCATAAAATGGATGATTGGCCGGGTTATCCCTGGCTTGCCTTTTTTTCGCTTACATGCGTTATGCATGTGTTGGAATGGAGAAGCCTGAGGCTGAGGGCCCGATAAAACCGAAAAGATTTGTACTAGTTTCTAGAGAAAATATGAATGAAAACAGTAAACACCTGAAAGCAGGTTTACATCTTCTTCCTCGCTCAAGGCCCATGCCAAGCCAGTCGGGCTTCTGGGCCTTTACCGTGACGGGCCCAATGTTGTGCCGAACAGTCATTTTTCGTTGTTTGCCCGCTTCTGTCAGACTCTAAAATCAACACTGTGGTGGTGTCGATCACGTCCAAGACTGAAAATATCTGCGACCCTTTCTCTGAAACTTCACTTAGAGACGAATGGCAAAGCCACCCAATCAAGCTCACATAAATATAATTAACATGGCGATGTAAAATTCTCTGGTGAGTACAATTGCACCTCTGAAATACTGCAGTAGACACACCTGAGTTTCAGGAAAAATAATGTGCAAGGATGACGCGGCGAGCCGACGAATCAATCTCATTGGTTGCTTCCATTTGCTACAAGCCTATACAACTCCTGTCTCCTGTGTGTGTCAGCGTGTAGATACAGTACTTTGTTGTCTGCACTTAAACccaccatatgcttgaatataTTGTTGTCTGAACTGAACTGAATCTATCCAAATGCGTTCTTTTTTCAGTCCATTTAGGTAGCTGACGCCCATTTTAAACCGTTGTTTAGGTAGTAGAGTAAGAGTAGGCGTGCTGATCTTGTCACCCGTACGCACATGCTGCTGAATTCCAGTGAGAGATGCGCATACGTACAAACAAAAGAAGATGGCATATTCAGATACTTATCATGCATGCTGCATGCTGCATGAGTTCCAGTGGCAAAAGCTGATAAGCTCTCCCATCCCCTTGCCAGAAATAAGAATATATAGTACTGTATGTGTTTAGTGTGTACAGATATGAGATGAGATATAGAAGTGGTGGTACGTGGTCCCTCTCTGTTGCTTCATTCCTGCTGTTAAATAGGCGCTTAAGTTAACTAACCATCTTATCTTATGGATCGCCATGGGTTTACTACGTTATCATGCAGCTAGACGGCATGGATGCATTGGTTCTCGGCCGTCGTCGCTCTGACACTGTGTGTATTTCAGTGCACAAATGGCATCGCGTGCGTCTGCTATCGATCTCTGCACGTGCTCATGAACCCCGTGGCAGGCCGCGGCCAGTCAAACGCGACCCATCTGCATGCTGCGTCCATGCAGTGCGGCAGATAGCAGCATCGTGATTGCAGATTTGCAGTGGGAGATTATATTAGTGAGTTTTAAAGTCCAATGCAAAACATGGGGTCTAGCTAACCACTTTAACCGATGCATCAGACGGACAGGGGTCGGCAAACGGCAATTGCTTAGTACTTCTACTCCTCTAGGCTTTTGTCGgtgcatgcatgatgcatgtCAAGTTGTCAACTGTAAAAGGCTGCCTGAAACCAACGCGCAGCCTTTGGATTTGTTATGATCTCTAACCCCTGGGTCCTTCCATCTGTACCCGGCCACGTCAATTAGATTAGATGTGTGCTACTATCAATTCGCGTTAATTTGTTCCAACAAAGCTTTTTATGAAATGTCATGATGGCTTTCTGCACGATCTGAATGGcaatcctatatatatatatatatatatatatatatatatatatatatatatatatataagtcatGGTCCAATGGATAGTTCCGATGGATAGTTTTTACGTAAAAATGTTTTATCCAATCAAATAcattctctcttcattaatttgCTACCAATCACATCCCTTTATGTCTTGGtttttgtgtagacatggtttctaacttagaccatATTTCTATGATTGTTGCTCTCTCTCTTTAATAACTATCTTGGtatatcagcaaaatgcttaagtGGCAGCATAACTAATGTCCATAGAAACTATATTAGTTTCTGTATTAGGAGTGCCCTTATATAGTCTGCATGCATTGTTGTGAGTTGTAACGTGCGGACACGTGTCCTTGTGTGATTGGATGAGCCATGAGTCATCATCTTCTCTGGGGTTGACGGCGGCAACTGTGAGAATAGGCCAACTCCAACCAAACTCCTATTACCCTTATTCTACTTTGAGAGCTCAAACACATCAAAAACCTTTCCAATGAGTCCCTATTCAAGCAACAATAGATGAGGGATTCTTATTTCTCTTTCCTGAACCCTCGTATAATGGCTAGAGAGGATGAATAACCTATAAAACTATACAACAACACTTAACAAACTTGTTAGATGAACAAAAGGTGAAGCGAGTGTTGTGCTAGCCTACTAAAAGAGCAAGCCACCTACCAATAATTCTAGTCAATTAAGGTCACTAAGCACTCAAGAGCTAAGTCTCTACTCTCTACACTAGTTTAGCTAGCCTAGAACAAAGAGCAACTAGAAAGCTAAACTACGCAGCTAGTTGCAACTACCACAAGCTAGGTACACAAAGTAATGCAAGAGAGTGGTACAGTGATATACCACAGCATAGAGGAAtgatccaatcaatcacaatatGAGTGAATATCAGAGAAGACCAATCACCTCAGAATCAATGATTGACACAATGATTTTTTACATTCACTTGCTTACCGACAAGCTAGTCCTTGTTGTGAGAATACACTCACTTGGAGGTTCACGACCTAATTGGCATCACACCCCCGAATTCTCACTAGGGTGCCGCACAACTAACACAAGATGAGGATCacacaagccacgagcaatttaCTAGAGTACCTTTTGTCTCACCATCGAGGAAAGGTCaataacctctcacaatcaccgtgaTAGGAGCCGGAGACAATCACCAACCTCCGCTCAACGATCCTCGCTGCACCAAGTTGTCTAGGGGTCGGTaaactccaagagtaacaagcgaaGACCATGGCGAAACACAATCACCAAGTGCCTATAGATGCAAACACTCAAACAATGCACTTGGATACTctctcaatctcacaaagaagTTGAATCAATGATGCAATGAGTGGGAGTGTGTTAGCTAGGCTcacaaggttgctatatcaatgaaAATGGCCAATACACAGTGCCCAAGCCAGCCAACATCTATTTATAGATGCCCTTAAACAAATAGAGTCATTGGCTCTCTCTCACTACATAGGAATTAGGGGCGTCGAACACTTCGACGGTTAGCCATCAGACGCTGGCACCCAGCATCCAACGCATAGATGTCGGCCATATATCCCTCTTTTGAATCTTGCACGTCAATCTCTAGCGGTCACTTGAAACAACACTGCACAGACAGAGAAATGCACCAACGAAAACCATCAGACACCAGCGCTCCAGCATCCAATGCAACATAGAGAGCTACCAAACTTGGTCTCATGCCATCGAACGTGTTAGTTGGGTGTCCATTGGACGCGGCTAGCGTCTAATGCATACACTGCTCATTTTCCTCGCTCACGACCCTGCTGATGTCACTGTGCAATGAACGCTCAACAGTGTTCTAGGTGTGTCCGATGCTCGGGCGTCAGATGCGCTGGAGCAACACTTTGTGCTACGTTGAAGCACTCAGTATGCATCAGACGTAGCCCCAGCATCCAACATGACATTGAGTAGCATCAGATGCACGTGACTTTGCTACCTTTTCAAATCCACCTTCGGCACAGTGGAAAATAGGCATTTCATTTCCACAAAATGCTGAATCCCATCGAGCTTGGGAGAGAGGATcctaaacccctctctacccctcAAACTCCACCTttattgcaaatgtgccaacaccattaTGTGTAAATCATCatatgcaagtgtgttagcattttcacaaaggaGTTAGCACTCTCACTATCCTAATGCACATGCAATGAGTtagagcatctagtggcactaaaTCGCATATCAATATGAGTCTCACCCCTCTTAATAGTGCAGCTATCAATCCTAAAATACTCACACTCTCTATGGTATCTTGAGTGCAAACCAAAAAACTCCTAACcaattatacctttgccttgagctttttgtttttatctttcttcttttccaaatcCAAGCACTTGATCACATTGGTTCCACCATTACCATCGTGATCATCACCCATGTTGATCACCACTTGGAGTATGCTTTCCTATCTCATAAACACTTAGATAATAGGTTAGCACATAGGATTTCACcaattcaccaaaaccaaactagagctTTCACTTTGGACTAGGGAAGGACAGGTTGGAGCGACAGGAGTAGTttgtcaatcaaacacacgcatGATTGGTGGTGGGCGCTGCTAGCCAGGGATGGCGGTAGTAGGGGAGCAATGTGACTTGAGGAAGGAGAATAATAGGGAGAAAGATTCAAGCATTTGTACTTCTACTAGTGTGTGAGCGCTGATAAAGAGTCTTGTTCCTTCCATGCTAAACCATTTCTAGGTTGTTCTCAAGTTGCTATATATGGACGTAGATACTCACCCCTAACAATACATGTGCACACACCCTATCCATATGAGGACCCGAAAGACTCAATCGACGGATCTTGAGGTTGACATAGTCATTATAGGTGCCTCGCTAGTAAGAGACACATCACTTAACACTAAAAGAACAAACACCATTAAATCCCTAAATAAATCTAAGAAAATGCAATCACTCACGTCAAGTTGAGTACTTAAACTCAGGTAGATAAGTTTTACCACAAGAAATCCAATTGTTTGAGCCACACTtaaagcatctccaacagtctcCTATCCCACCCTCATCCCATGAACCTGTCATATTGGAGAAATATGCCACTTTTCTTATCCAATAGTCCCCCAATAACGGTTATTTTTTGGTCACCACCAAAAACACCTCTCTCCCCTCAAATAGAGGAGGAGCTGCATCTCCCCCAATATGTTGCGGCCCACCATaactagggatgaaaatggatcggatacggacgtatatcactgatatcatatttgttttcatatttctagtcagattcagattcgaatacggataatgtcaactatgtcggataagatagaaTTAGATgccgacatcataaatatatgatttaagtATTCAAATATGGATATGGTATCGGatattgaatattcggacttggatacagacagatctgaacccgtataaacgaattcggtctcaaaTACGGTCAGAAAATATCCATACCATAACAGAcacatcttcttcttctctgcTCACCCACACTAAACCACCATAGTTGTCGTCCAGCTCGCAAGTCGCAACCAGCGTCATCCTAGGGGTTTAGAGCTCAATGTTGCAGGGGTCATGGTGACAGATGCCACAATCAACCATCTATGGCAGCCTCAAAGCCACGAGGATGGATGCAGCAGCCATCACTAGGTGCGTAGTGGTGGGTGCGGCCGTGGCTAAGCATGGGCGATGGGCGCGACCAAGACAGGGCCCCTACAGTGGGTGTGGCTGGGGGTGTAGCTATAGGTGTGCCCATGCTAGGGCTGCttaaagatggcaacgggtacaaACCCGTTGGGTTTTACTATCCCAAACCCATGCCCATGACGATTATATAAACCCATTAAAAAAACCCATGACCTATGACGGGTGCAACATTTGACCCAAACCCGTGCCCACGTGGATTTCGGGTACCCACGGGTCGCCCATGCCCAACAGTAACAATAGACTCaagtagtatatatataattataatatacatatacatacaaAAATAAATAGCTATAGCTTCTGTAAATAGGTGATTTTGTTTTTCCTCTCGACCATGCCATGGATTGGAGGCGGACGATCAAAATGAAACATTGTTGTGTGCAGTGTGTTGTTGCCGCCTCTATCCATCTTCACCAAAGGCTGCTGGCTTAACTAGGCCACAACTATATCAACACCCATGCAGTACCAACGTGCTAGTGGTTAGGCATATATTAGCTATCCTTTTCTTAGTTCTTTTTTCTTAATTAATctttcataaaatatttatgaTTATCTAAATACAAGTTTATGGGTTTGAAAAACCCATGGGTTCACGGGTTTGGGTACTACACTCCCAGATCCATACCCATAAACCCGCTGGGTCTAGCATTTTGTCCATTAACGAACCCATGGGTAGAGAAATTGACCCAAATCCTTACCCTAATAGAGTAAAAACCCATCGGGTTTCGGGTTTCGGGTACCCATTGCCATCTCTAGGGCTGCTGCACTGGGCATGGCTGGGTACGCTGTGGTGGGTGTTGTTGGATCCAAGGAGGTGGCGGTGGCTGGGGCTGAGCACCTCTACCGAGCAGGAAAGGTACGACCGGCCGAGAACCCTATGCGGATGGAGGAGGAAGATGCGAAAGGAGAAAAGTAAatgaatataaataaataagtaaatAAGTAAATAATATAACATATGGGTTCTATATATTGAGGAGAGATTTTTGATGATCTGTTGGAGCATCTCCCCTAGTAATGTGAAAAAAATAGTATTGGTGGCCACCAATACCATACTATTGGGGATGAAGTATTGGgggactgttggagatgctcttgctCCCTCAATCCCTTTATCTATGTCGTTTTAGCTTCTGAGAAGGTACAACTTTGTTTCTGTGAACATAGACACAAAGGGGGAGGAGGGTCCAAATACATGGTAGATCCTCAAATGCTATGCCATAACAAAAGTTAATGCGGGCCAGAGGAAGTAGTTCAGAAGATGACAGCACTTCATATACAACTCCTTTTGGAATCCTAACCTCTTTCCCCGATAACAGGGTGGCACATGTAAACATTTTTTACTGATATTTAAATAAGAAATCAAACCTCTCTAGTACTTCCTCCATCCAAAAAATACAATTATCATTTTTCAAAAAGTCAAACAGTttgaactttgactaaatttatataagaaagctattatatataaaataagtatTATTAAATTAGTTAAAGAATATATATTCGTAACAAATTTTATTTGGAGACATAGATGCtaatattattttctataaatttagttaaatttaagtttCTTTGGTTATATATTAACACATTCCCACCACACATCATTATATTTTTTGGCCAACCACATCATTATATTTTGGCCGGACGTACGTGCCTTCGCGGGCTGCCTTTAATCTGTCTAGCAACAGATTGATCGGTTCGCCTTTAATCTTTCATCGGTTCATGTCTTGTGTCCGAAAGTTTTCTCGTTAGAAAAGGACAGATTGAATAAAATAAGTCAGCGTCGTCAGTGCGTGACTGTGGCGGTGGAGACAAACTTGCTCCAGTAGTGCCAGCGCATGCAGCTAGTGAGTCTAGGAGCGCGCCACCTTTTTGGTTGCTTGCTCTACCGTCTCAAGCCTCAATCCAAGTCTCCGTGCCATTGGGCATGCAGGTAGGCAGCTCCCTGGCCATGAATTCAAACTTGGTGATACGGACAGGACATAACCGAACATTGACTCCATCCTCTATGGCCTATTCTTGTGCCTGATAAGTCATGACTAAAAGTattatttgttgatttgttataaaagaaaaacattgttgaataGCTGACAGATTCGGCAAATAAGCTCAAGTGATTGGACATATTTCAACTGAAAAAGAACGTTTTTTCTTTTGTGCTAACGCCCGGGACCCCAAGTCCATCACCCGGTGCTGGAAATCAAAGTTGATGATGCATAATAACAAGGTTTCCGATTATAAGTCTTGTTTGAGACCAAGGTGACACCCAAAGTATATAATTTTAAAATGTTCACTAAAGCTACATTAATTTTAGCATCAGGTACACATTTTATCAAGTCAACATTACTTTTTATGGTATTTTCCTACAATATATTATAGTGCATAAATGTGGATGTAGCGGTCATGCGTCGCTCTAAAGAGTAACAGACAAGAAATCATTTGATGTTGTCATACACGAACCTTCGTCTCATAGCTCCAAGGTGAAAAACACATGTAGTACATCAACACAAGTGTCACAACTCATGAAGGTACGGTGGGTCTTAGATAACGTAGTCATCATATATCACCAGAAGGTAAAAGGTCCATTTATGCTTAAATGGAGAACCCAAATATAGAAAACAAGACCTCGTAAGAATCATTCAAATCCAAAAATGAAAGGAAAATTTAGGATCAAATTGGAGTAAGAAGGATGGACAAAAGAAGTAAAATCCATGAACTCCGGTTATCTCCTCCAACGGCCCACGCCTCCTTCACTAGCCACCACCTCTACCATCTCGTGTCTCCGGCAAGCTCCAGCTAGGGTTAGGAAGGTTAAGGTCTCAGCTTTTAAGGATGCTTCCAATGCCTATAATCTTAACAAAGGAAGAGGTCAAGGATGCCTCCAATGGCCTATGACCTTAAAAGAGGAGGAGGTCTGGGAGAGGCAATCATACTGGTGATAATGGAGCAGCACTGAGTGAGGTGACAGAGGTGTAGCCGAGCGGCTAACGAGGGATAACCAGTTGGGAAGATCTAGTGGCAAGGGAGCGGAGTGATGTCAGTTCTTTCTCCAATTAGGATTAGGGAGGGCGGTGGTGGAGTGCTACGAAGGTTAGTGGCAGAATAGAGATGGGGTAGGCAAGATGTTTCCAAGAGTGTCACACCATTTAGATTGATTCATGTTTATGAGACACAACCTCCATCTATACACATAGCttcattttttgttttataGGCTAATCACACCACTTAATACATGATATGGAACTGGGCGATTGTTGAATGAAAAGAATATTTTGCCTTCAATGCTAGTGTGGAAAAAAAATCAAGTTTGCGGAAAGATGTACACCCAATTTCCATCTACATTAAACTCATCTATCCCTCTCCAGCTATAATGCCACATCATCAGTTTTACCCAACTGGCATCTCAAGTGATAATGAAATATCTTACTTGAACTAGTATTAATTATGATTCATTTTCTTTTGTGTTATCGACTTTCAAATTCACGTTTGACCTTTTTGGCTAGTTTCTGACTGTTATCAAAATGTTTATATTCGATGTTGCACATATCCCCCCCCCACCCGCTCTTGTTCCTTCTGACCCCTAGTTAGCGCTAGACCATTTTCTTAAAGAAAAAACAGAGAGATTGAGGTGGCTTCAGTCAATGTCGTTGGGAAGGAGACCGATGTCCCTTCATTCCCTACGTACGTACCATGGAGACACTGCTCCCAAGCAGACACCAAGGCACAACAACCTGAACTCGATGCTCTGCTATCCTAACTCACAAGTAGAGCTAAATTCACAGttgactctctctctctctctctctctctctctctctctctctctctctctctctcatgctgAAGAGCATTCGAATTTCCTCCACCGGTCGTTGTCGAACTTGTTTGGATGATGTTGTTGAATTTACATGAATCCGTATGTGTGGACGGATTGAACTAGAATTTAATCTAAATTATAATCTAATTTACTCCAACATATATGGATTGATGCCAATCTAACTACGACATGAAACAAACAAATTCACTATTTCCCGCTTGTCTAGCGTTTGCATGGACCACGATGATGGCACTCGTACATAAACTAGAGCCAAGCCCAGACAGTTTTAGGCAttgaatctttaaacacatgcatgaaacattaatatagattaaaaaataattaattgtacagtttacttataatttacgagacgaatctttaaagcctagttagtccatagttgaacaataattatcaaatacaaatgaaaatgctcGCGAACTAGGCCTTGCAGTTACTACTAGGTAGGTAGgagtaggagtaccaacaaaatAGATGGATCGGCATCGTCAGTGCTGTGCTATGCAAAGTGTGGTCCGTGGCCCCTGCTGTGCTGCTGCATGCATGTTTCCAGCAAACCACAGCATGTAGCAGCAGTCCAATGCAAGCCCATCCACCGATATTGCCGGCCGCTGTTTTCTGCGGCTGTATCATGTGCATGCACACAATACCTATGATGTACGAAGCGGGGCGTGACGCCGCTCCAGCTAGCTCCGGCCGTGCATCAGATCAGatcctatatatatacacacaccacGCATATATATCATCAGGATATAGGCATTGTTTGCTCATTACATGCCTGCCCCGGCCCCGCCCCGTGTAGAGAGAGTCTGGACGTCATGTCGGAAATCCCTTTGCTACAGTGTCCAGATAATATATACTCCTACAAGAAATTTTACAATACttggaaaaaaaatatataagtcATTCATAAAACGAGATCGGACGGTGCAAACATAGAAGAAATATAGGTCATTCATAAAAATGAGATCGGACGGGGCAAACATAGAAGAGGTACTTACACGAAAGTACTCGTCTTTAACCATTCTCtccttgtaaaaaaaaaagaaaaaccatTCTCTCACGACTCAC contains:
- the LOC8064490 gene encoding transcription factor bHLH85; protein product: MESGGVIAEPSWSLVDVPFQAEESEIMEQLLGTFPSNGEEDHQEFPWPIQASNSFYFHCNASASTYSSTSSNGSGSLSLIMPSEHGGYYLSDSCTAPLHLNMVQNQGAALFMDSILNPSYGSCDSSCDDLGDSSMNLLDSIGTSDKRKHLEQGKLDGHTRSRKYAKKSDSKRAKKIMQREDGQSLSSCTFENDSNASQGRPVSDNLGGKAKADRRSATESQSLYARKRRERINERLRILQNLVPNGTKVDISTMLEEAVEYVKFLQLQIKLLSSDEMWMYAPIAYNGMNIGIDLNLSQRR